From Humibacter ginsenosidimutans, a single genomic window includes:
- the ribB gene encoding 3,4-dihydroxy-2-butanone-4-phosphate synthase yields MTLATIPEALESLRAGRPVLVADNESRENEGDVILAAETASQEWIAWTVRHTSGFICAPMTNELADKLELPVMVVDNEDSRGTNYTITVDAADRLSTGISAADRAHTLRVLADPASTARSLHRPGHVVPLRAVEGGVRERDGHTEAAVDLLKLAGMTPVGAIAEVVADDGEMMRLPELIEFGEREGVPVITIEALVAYLQEFHCDTPLQAVDAVPETSRVIFEVETTVPTTHGPFRMRAYRDRMTGADHVAIIAGDPGASGSLVRVHSECLTGEAFGSLKCECGPQLNAALDTIQRDGGVVIYLRGHEGRGIGLINKLRAYRLQEDGLDTLDANLALGLPIDARDYGAASAILTDLGIHSVRLLTNNPDKVQQLGEHGITVEERVPLVVGLGALNEQYLATKRDRLGHLLPVADSELPELDDSFETDAAATSDDELIAHLPHPDQKGATR; encoded by the coding sequence ATGACGCTGGCAACCATCCCCGAGGCACTGGAGTCGCTGCGTGCCGGCCGACCCGTGCTCGTGGCCGACAACGAGAGCCGCGAGAACGAGGGCGACGTCATCCTCGCCGCCGAGACCGCGAGCCAGGAGTGGATCGCCTGGACGGTGCGGCACACCTCCGGCTTCATCTGCGCGCCGATGACGAACGAGCTCGCCGACAAGCTCGAGCTGCCCGTCATGGTGGTCGACAACGAAGACTCCAGAGGCACGAACTACACCATCACGGTGGATGCCGCCGACCGGCTCAGCACCGGCATCAGCGCCGCCGACCGCGCGCACACCCTGCGCGTGCTGGCCGATCCGGCATCGACGGCGCGGAGCCTGCACCGCCCCGGACACGTCGTGCCGCTGCGCGCGGTGGAAGGCGGAGTGCGCGAGCGCGACGGTCACACCGAAGCCGCGGTCGATCTGCTGAAGCTGGCCGGCATGACACCGGTCGGCGCCATCGCCGAGGTGGTCGCCGACGACGGCGAGATGATGCGGCTGCCCGAACTGATCGAGTTCGGCGAGCGCGAGGGCGTGCCCGTGATCACCATCGAGGCGCTGGTCGCCTACCTGCAGGAGTTCCACTGCGACACCCCGCTGCAGGCCGTCGATGCGGTGCCCGAGACTTCGCGGGTGATCTTCGAGGTCGAGACGACCGTGCCGACCACCCACGGACCGTTCCGCATGCGCGCCTACCGCGATCGCATGACGGGCGCCGACCACGTGGCGATCATCGCCGGTGATCCCGGTGCGAGCGGGTCCCTGGTGCGCGTGCACTCCGAGTGTCTGACCGGCGAGGCGTTCGGTTCGCTCAAGTGCGAGTGCGGCCCGCAGCTGAATGCGGCGCTCGACACCATTCAGCGCGACGGCGGCGTCGTCATCTATCTGCGCGGCCACGAGGGCCGCGGCATCGGGCTCATCAACAAGCTGCGCGCCTACCGGCTGCAGGAGGACGGGCTCGACACGCTCGACGCCAATCTGGCGCTCGGCCTGCCGATCGACGCGCGGGACTACGGAGCCGCGTCGGCGATTCTGACCGATCTGGGCATCCACTCGGTGCGCCTGCTCACGAACAACCCCGACAAGGTGCAACAGCTCGGCGAGCACGGCATCACCGTCGAGGAACGCGTGCCGCTCGTCGTCGGCCTCGGCGCCCTCAACGAGCAGTACCTCGCCACCAAGCGCGACCGCCTCGGCCACCTGCTGCCGGTCGCCGACTCCGAACTGCCGGAGCTCGACGACTCCTTCGAGACGGATGCCGCCGCCACCAGCGACGACGAGCTGATCGCGCACCTTCCCCACCCCGACCAGAAAGGCGCCACCCGATGA
- a CDS encoding riboflavin synthase has product MFTGIVEEIGTITAVERSTDAARLTVRGPLAVQGAAHGDSIAVSGVCLTVVDQGDDWFTADVMAETLAVTTLGDAVEGTRVDLERAAEVGDRLGGHIVQGHVDGTAVVLAVTPGEAWRVVRFSLSPELASLVTRKGSIAVDGVSLTVSAVSDADADQQWFEVSLIPETLAATTLGAREVGDRVNIETDILARHVERMLALQRASETRTDSETRSNA; this is encoded by the coding sequence ATGTTCACCGGAATCGTCGAAGAGATCGGCACGATCACGGCGGTCGAGCGTTCGACCGATGCCGCCCGGCTCACGGTGCGCGGCCCGCTTGCCGTGCAGGGCGCGGCCCACGGGGACTCGATCGCGGTGAGCGGCGTGTGCCTCACCGTCGTCGACCAGGGCGACGACTGGTTCACGGCCGACGTCATGGCCGAGACCCTCGCCGTCACCACGCTCGGCGACGCCGTGGAAGGAACGAGGGTCGACCTCGAGCGGGCCGCGGAAGTCGGCGACCGGCTCGGCGGTCACATCGTGCAGGGCCACGTCGACGGAACGGCCGTGGTGCTGGCGGTCACGCCCGGCGAGGCGTGGCGCGTCGTGCGCTTCAGCCTCTCCCCCGAGCTCGCCTCGCTGGTGACGCGCAAGGGGTCGATCGCGGTCGACGGCGTCTCGCTCACCGTCTCCGCCGTCAGCGACGCGGACGCCGACCAGCAGTGGTTCGAGGTGTCGCTCATTCCCGAGACGCTGGCTGCCACCACCCTGGGCGCACGCGAGGTGGGCGATCGGGTGAACATCGAGACGGACATCCTGGCACGACACGTCGAGCGGATGCTCGCGCTGCAGCGGGCGTCCGAGACACGAACCGACTCCGAGACGAGGAGCAACGCATGA
- the ribD gene encoding bifunctional diaminohydroxyphosphoribosylaminopyrimidine deaminase/5-amino-6-(5-phosphoribosylamino)uracil reductase RibD encodes MLRALDLASRGPAGGVNPQVGCVLLSPAGDVIAEGWHRGAGTAHAEVDALSKLEPGQASGATAVVSLEPCNHVGRTGPCSEALIAAGVSRVVYAVDDPGQESHGGAARLREAGVEVIAGVEADAAIHLLQSWLAAARLGRPYVTLKWASSLDGRIAAADGTSRWITGAAARQRVHESRAASDAVIVGTGTVLADDPSLTARGDAGELLDDQPVPVVFGDRPVPQDAAVLRHPRPPIFMGGHDLPEALAQLRELGIRTAYVEAGPELAAAFVRSGLVDEVHVYLAPILLGGRHTTLGDIGVTTIADQLTLVTRGVEQLGNDVLIVATNPAAQSLNPWPTGRSTDQPPSDQQGA; translated from the coding sequence ATGCTGCGCGCCCTCGACCTCGCCTCCCGCGGTCCCGCCGGCGGCGTCAACCCGCAGGTCGGCTGCGTGCTCCTCTCACCCGCCGGCGATGTGATCGCCGAGGGCTGGCACCGCGGCGCGGGAACCGCGCACGCCGAGGTCGACGCGCTCTCGAAGCTCGAGCCGGGGCAGGCATCCGGAGCCACGGCCGTCGTCTCCCTCGAACCGTGCAACCATGTCGGCCGCACCGGCCCGTGCAGCGAGGCCCTGATCGCTGCCGGCGTCAGCCGCGTCGTGTACGCGGTCGACGACCCAGGGCAGGAGTCGCACGGCGGCGCCGCGCGGCTGCGCGAGGCCGGTGTCGAGGTGATCGCCGGGGTCGAAGCGGATGCCGCCATCCACCTTCTGCAGAGCTGGCTCGCCGCCGCGCGCCTCGGCCGCCCCTACGTGACGCTCAAGTGGGCGAGCAGCCTCGACGGCCGCATCGCCGCCGCCGACGGCACGAGCAGGTGGATCACGGGAGCCGCAGCCAGACAGCGCGTGCACGAGAGCCGCGCCGCGTCCGACGCCGTCATCGTCGGGACCGGCACTGTGCTCGCCGACGACCCGAGCCTCACGGCGCGCGGCGACGCGGGCGAGCTGCTCGACGACCAGCCGGTGCCCGTCGTCTTCGGCGATCGCCCCGTGCCGCAGGATGCCGCGGTGCTGCGGCATCCACGGCCCCCGATCTTCATGGGCGGGCACGACCTCCCCGAGGCGCTCGCGCAGCTGCGCGAGCTCGGCATCCGCACCGCCTATGTGGAGGCGGGCCCGGAGCTCGCCGCGGCGTTCGTGCGCTCGGGACTCGTGGACGAGGTGCACGTGTACCTTGCCCCGATCCTGCTCGGCGGGCGGCACACAACACTTGGCGACATCGGCGTGACGACCATCGCCGACCAGCTCACCCTCGTCACGCGCGGTGTCGAGCAGCTCGGCAACGACGTTCTCATCGTCGCCACGAATCCGGCGGCGCAGAGCCTCAATCCGTGGCCGACCGGCAGATCGACCGATCAGCCACCGTCCGACCAGCAAGGAGCATGA
- a CDS encoding HAD family hydrolase encodes MSTPAAVLFDLDDTLFAHREAVGDAIVAHVRALGHPYVVSDAAAEVEAWRALEELHYHRYLAGELDYDGQRRCRVRDYAARHGVTLAADDELPWFEGYSVRYAESWRLQGDARGCLDALRGTIPGVRLGIITNGELDRQLLKLDAIGVGDDFDVVIASGDVGVAKPDARIFALACQRLGVRPSEAVYVGDRLATDAIGAARAGLIGVWIDRHGVEVAAEASATADELGVRCITSLDQLVDVLG; translated from the coding sequence GTGAGCACCCCGGCCGCCGTGCTGTTCGACCTCGACGACACGCTCTTCGCGCACCGCGAGGCGGTCGGCGACGCGATCGTGGCGCACGTGCGTGCGCTCGGGCATCCCTATGTCGTGTCGGATGCCGCCGCCGAGGTCGAGGCGTGGCGCGCCCTCGAGGAGCTGCACTACCACCGCTACCTCGCGGGCGAGCTCGACTACGACGGGCAGCGACGCTGCCGGGTGCGCGACTATGCGGCGCGGCACGGTGTGACGCTGGCGGCCGACGACGAACTGCCGTGGTTCGAGGGTTACTCCGTGCGCTATGCGGAGAGTTGGCGTCTGCAGGGCGACGCACGCGGGTGCCTGGATGCTCTGCGGGGCACGATCCCCGGCGTGCGGCTCGGGATCATCACCAACGGAGAGCTCGACCGCCAGCTGCTCAAGCTCGACGCGATCGGCGTCGGCGACGACTTCGACGTCGTGATCGCCTCGGGCGACGTCGGAGTCGCGAAACCCGATGCCCGCATCTTCGCGCTCGCCTGCCAGCGGCTCGGTGTGCGACCCTCTGAGGCGGTGTACGTCGGCGACCGCCTCGCGACGGACGCCATCGGTGCTGCCCGCGCGGGACTGATCGGCGTGTGGATCGATCGGCACGGGGTCGAGGTGGCGGCGGAGGCATCCGCAACCGCCGACGAACTCGGCGTGCGCTGCATCACGTCGCTGGACCAGCTCGTCGACGTCCTCGGCTGA
- a CDS encoding GNAT family N-acetyltransferase, whose amino-acid sequence MDPVELRTERLVLNQPTGDDLARVVEYCRDPLFEHYMTLPWPYQEKDAVFFVERLVPDGWRTEREYTWALREASTGPLLGVVGMRVQPEPRTVDVGYWLGGPHRGHGHMTKATRAAVSWAFDSGRCDTVLWECVAGNRASARVARSAGFSFTGAGTGRVTLRDGSQPDAWLGARHRGGDEELARSTWPESTIGADA is encoded by the coding sequence ATGGATCCCGTCGAGTTGCGCACCGAGCGGTTGGTGCTGAACCAGCCGACGGGCGACGACCTGGCACGCGTCGTCGAGTACTGCCGCGATCCACTGTTCGAGCACTACATGACGCTGCCATGGCCGTACCAGGAGAAGGACGCCGTCTTCTTCGTCGAACGGCTGGTGCCAGACGGATGGCGCACGGAGCGCGAGTACACGTGGGCGCTGCGCGAGGCGTCCACGGGGCCGCTGCTCGGCGTGGTCGGCATGCGCGTGCAGCCCGAGCCTCGCACCGTCGATGTCGGCTACTGGCTCGGCGGCCCGCATCGTGGCCACGGCCACATGACGAAGGCGACGAGGGCCGCCGTCTCCTGGGCGTTCGACTCCGGTCGCTGCGACACCGTGCTGTGGGAGTGCGTGGCGGGCAATCGTGCTTCGGCACGCGTCGCGCGGAGCGCTGGATTCTCCTTCACGGGAGCCGGAACCGGACGCGTGACGCTGCGCGACGGGTCGCAGCCGGATGCCTGGCTGGGTGCTCGGCACCGCGGCGGCGACGAGGAGCTGGCGCGCTCGACGTGGCCGGAATCCACGATCGGCGCAGACGCGTGA
- the trpS gene encoding tryptophan--tRNA ligase, with protein MMSKPRLFSGIQPSSDSLHLGNYIGALLQWRELQRDHDAFFCVVDLHAITVPQDPKELAAKTRRTAAQYIAAGIDPTASTLYVQSHVPAHAELAWVLNTITGFGEAGRMTQFKDKSSRYGAEATSVGLFTYPVLMAADILLYDAEVVPVGDDQRQHVELTRDLAERFNSRFGETFVVPKALIQKDTARIYDLQNPTSKMSKSADSVTGLILLLDEPSVTRKKIMRAVTDTDAVIRFDRDAKPGVSNLLAIYAALSGQTIETVSAEYEGKGYGDLKKGLAEVVIGEFEPVRARALELLDDPAELDRLLAANAGRASEVADATLAKAYERVGFLRRVRV; from the coding sequence ATGATGAGCAAGCCACGCCTCTTCTCCGGCATCCAGCCATCGAGCGATTCGTTGCACCTCGGCAACTACATCGGCGCGCTGCTGCAGTGGCGTGAACTGCAGCGCGACCACGACGCCTTCTTCTGCGTGGTCGACCTGCACGCCATCACGGTGCCGCAGGATCCGAAGGAACTCGCGGCGAAGACGCGGCGGACGGCGGCGCAGTACATCGCGGCGGGGATCGACCCGACGGCGTCCACCCTCTACGTGCAGTCGCACGTGCCCGCGCACGCCGAGCTGGCGTGGGTGCTGAACACCATCACGGGGTTCGGCGAGGCCGGACGCATGACGCAGTTCAAAGACAAGTCGTCGCGCTACGGCGCGGAGGCGACGAGCGTGGGCCTCTTCACGTATCCCGTGCTGATGGCCGCTGACATCCTTCTGTACGACGCCGAGGTGGTGCCGGTCGGCGACGACCAGCGCCAGCACGTCGAGCTCACGCGCGACCTCGCCGAGCGGTTCAACTCCCGCTTCGGCGAGACGTTCGTGGTGCCGAAGGCCCTCATTCAGAAGGACACCGCGCGCATCTACGACCTGCAGAACCCGACGTCGAAGATGTCGAAGTCCGCGGACTCGGTCACCGGCCTCATCCTGCTGCTCGACGAGCCGAGCGTGACCCGCAAGAAGATCATGCGGGCCGTCACCGACACGGATGCCGTCATCCGCTTCGACCGCGACGCCAAGCCGGGCGTCTCGAACCTTCTCGCCATCTACGCGGCATTGTCCGGCCAGACGATCGAGACCGTGTCGGCCGAATACGAGGGCAAGGGCTACGGCGACCTGAAGAAGGGTCTCGCGGAGGTCGTGATCGGGGAATTCGAGCCGGTGCGGGCGCGGGCGCTCGAGCTGCTGGACGACCCGGCCGAGTTGGACAGGTTGCTGGCGGCGAACGCGGGGCGGGCATCCGAGGTGGCGGATGCCACTCTCGCGAAGGCGTACGAGCGCGTCGGCTTCCTGCGCCGCGTGCGGGTCTAG
- a CDS encoding exodeoxyribonuclease III, translated as MPSRRTLRIATVNVNGIRAAYRRGMAAWLDERGVDILAIQEVRASTDDLTGLLGDSWDVLHDAATTKGRAGVALASRGKASIHRVALGDDDFDTAGRWLEADYEVDGSIVTVVSAYVPSGEAGTEKQVYKYRFLDAMDARMKALPQHSELAAVMGDLNIGHRTLDIKNWKGNVKRAGFLPEERAYLDKLMGAEDDEKYNDGAGYGWVDVGRKWAGEVDGPYSWWTWRGQAFDNDTGWRIDYQLATPKLAEKVVDYHVDKAASYDERWSDHTPVVVDYAL; from the coding sequence ATGCCTTCTCGCCGCACCCTGCGTATCGCCACGGTCAACGTCAACGGCATCCGGGCGGCCTACCGCCGCGGCATGGCGGCCTGGCTCGATGAGCGCGGGGTCGACATCCTGGCGATCCAGGAGGTTCGGGCGTCCACCGACGACCTGACGGGGCTGCTCGGCGACAGCTGGGACGTGCTGCACGACGCCGCGACCACCAAAGGCCGGGCGGGAGTGGCGCTGGCGAGCCGGGGCAAGGCATCCATTCACCGTGTCGCGCTCGGCGACGACGATTTCGACACCGCGGGGCGCTGGCTCGAGGCCGACTACGAGGTCGACGGCAGCATCGTGACGGTGGTGAGCGCGTACGTGCCCTCCGGCGAGGCCGGCACCGAGAAGCAGGTGTACAAATACCGCTTTCTCGATGCCATGGATGCCCGCATGAAGGCTCTGCCCCAGCACAGCGAGCTCGCCGCGGTGATGGGCGACCTCAACATCGGGCACCGCACGCTCGACATCAAGAACTGGAAGGGCAACGTGAAGCGCGCCGGCTTCCTGCCCGAGGAGCGCGCTTACCTCGACAAGCTGATGGGCGCCGAAGACGACGAGAAGTACAACGACGGCGCGGGCTACGGCTGGGTCGACGTGGGCCGCAAGTGGGCGGGCGAGGTCGACGGACCGTACTCGTGGTGGACCTGGCGCGGCCAGGCTTTCGACAACGACACCGGCTGGCGCATCGACTACCAGCTGGCCACGCCGAAGCTCGCCGAGAAGGTCGTCGACTACCACGTCGACAAGGCGGCGTCGTACGACGAGCGATGGTCGGACCACACGCCTGTCGTCGTCGACTACGCGCTCTGA